The Narcine bancroftii isolate sNarBan1 chromosome 11, sNarBan1.hap1, whole genome shotgun sequence genome has a window encoding:
- the bicd1a gene encoding protein bicaudal D homolog 1 isoform X6: protein MAAESQLVGTQNMEHYKAEIERLVKELSETTHEKIQAAEYGLVVLEEKQSLKQQYDDLESAYETVKHELEQLKEGSAVVQLVKLLQAPAGAPDLQCCLRGACMLSYDSVSFLTHPRNVLIDRLFLHR, encoded by the exons ATGGCTGCAGAAAGTCAGCTGGTCGGTACCCAGAACATGGAGCATTACAAAGCTGAGATCGAGAGGCTTGTCAAAGAACTGTCCGAAACGACCCACGAGAAGATTCAGGCTGCGGAGTACGGGCTGGTGGTGCTAGAGGAGAAGCAGTCGCTGAAGCAGCAGTACGACGACCTGGAGAGCGCATACGAGACCGTCAAACACGagctggagcagctgaaagag GGCAGCGCAGTGGTGCAACTAGTGAAGCTGCTACAAGCTCCAGCTGGTgctcctgacctccagtgctgtctgcgTGGAGCTTGCATGCTCTCCTATGATTCTGTGAGTTTCCTCACACATCCCCGAAATGTGCTCATTGACAG ACTGTTTCTTCATAGATGA